The following DNA comes from bacterium.
TGGTCCTCGGACGAGGCGAGCGTCCGGCCGAGCGCCGAGACGACGCCGACCGTGACGGTGTTCTGCAGGCCGAACGGGTTGCCGATCGCGATCACCGTCTCGCCGATCATCAGGTCGTCGGAACGGCCGAACGGCACGGTGGGCCACGGCCCCGGCCCCTTGAGCTTGAGGACCGCGAGGTCGCTCGCCTTGTCGGCGCCGACGACCGTCGCCTCGACCTGGCGCTTGTCGGCGAGGGTGACGGTGATCTTGCTCGCCGCGGCGATGACGTGGTCGTTCGTCAGCACGTAGCCGTCGGGATCGACGATCACCCCCGAGCCGAGCGAGTTCTGCACGGCGCCGCGCCGGCGGCCGCCGCCGAAGAAGAACTCGAACGGATCGACGCCCCCGGCGTAGGGGTTCCGGACCACGACCTCGGTCGAGACGTTGACCACCGCCGGGCCGACCTTCTCGACGGCGCGGACCACCGCGTCGCGGCGCTGCGCGCGGGAGGCGTCCTGCGCGGCGGCGGGGAGGGCGAAGGCGGCGACGAGCGCCGCGGCGACGAGGACGGGAACGGACTTCACAGCGGCATCTCCCCGACGAGGCGGCGGACCCGGTCGTCGATCGAGGGGTGCGTCGAGAACAGCGAGGCGAAGGAGCGGCCGCAGAGCGGCGAGACGATGAACATGTGCGCGGTCGCCGGGGATGCGTCCATCGGCACGCGCTGGCTCGCGGTCTGGAGGCGTCGCAGGGCGCGGGCGAGGCCGACCGGGTTGCCGGTCAGCTCCGCGGCGCCGGCGTCGGCCGCGTACTCGCGGGAGCGGGAGACGGCGAGCTGGACGAGCAACGCCGCGATCGGGGCGACGATCGCCATCGCCAGCAGCCCGAGGACGCCGCCGCCGTCGCGGTCGCGGTCGCCGCCGAAGCCGCCGAAGATCGCGCCCCACTTGGCCATCGTCGCCAGAAACGAAACGGCGCCGGCGATCGTCGCCGCGATCGAGCCGATCAGGATGTCGCGGTGGCGCACGTGGGAGAGCTCGTGCGCGAGGACGCCGGCGAGCTCGTCGTCGTTCATCAGGTCGAGCAGCCCCTCGGTCACGGCGACCGCGGCGTGCTGCGGGTTGCGGCCGGTGGCGAAGGCGTTCGGCTGGCGCTCGGGGATCACGAAGATCCGCGGCCGCGGCAGCCCGGCGCGGGCGACGAGCCCGTCCACGATCCGCTCGACGCGCGGCGCCTCGCCCGGGGCGATCTCGTGCGCTCCGTACTGGGCGAGGACGATCTTGTCGGAGAACCAGTAGGCGCCGAGGTTGAGCAGCGCGGCGAAGACGAGCGCGGCGGCCGCGCCCCCCGTTCCGCCGAGCAACTCCCCCGCGCCGACGAGGATCACCGTCAGCAGGGTGAGCAGGAAGACCGTCTTCGCGGTGTTGGCCATGTGCGTGGTTCCCTTTCCCGCGCCGGCCGCGCGGCGCGCGGCGGCAAGCGGCGGAAAGACAAGTCTATCTCCCGCCGGCCGAAGCCACCCATCTGTGGGATCGGCGGCCGGACGCGTCAAGTCGCCCCGAGGGCGGCGGGCGGGCCGCGCGGCGGACCTCCGGGGTTCCCTGCTATCCTCGTCCGTCCCGCGGGCGGGTCGTCGGCGCTCCGCGCAAGGACAAGGGACGATGGCCGAAAAGACGCAACTGCCGCTGGGCAAGATCAGCCCCGAGATCTTCGAGGAAGTCATCTATCCGCGTCTCGGCGCGGGCGATCCGCGCGTCCTCGTCGGGCCGCGCTCCGGCGTGGACGCCGCGATCGTGGACGTCGCGCCGGGCCGCGTGATGGCGGTGACGACCGATCCGTTCTACGTCGTGCCGGCCTACGGCTGGGAGCGCGCGGCGTGGTTCGCCGTGCACATCCTCGCCTCCGACCTCGGCACGACGGCGATCGCGCCGCAGATGATGTCGATCGACCTCAACCTGCCGGTCTCGATCGACCGCGAGTCGTTCGAGCGGCTCTGGGCCGGCGTGGACGACGCCTGCCGCGCCCTCGGGATCGCGGTCGTCACCGGGCACACCGCGCGCTACGCCGGATGCGACTACCCGATGGTCGGCGGCGCCTCGATGTTCGGCTTCGGCGAGGCCTCGCGGTACGTCACCCCGGCGATGGCCCGCCCCGGCGACGCGGTCGTCGTGACGAAGGGGCCGGCGATCGAGGCCACGGGGCTCTTCGCCTCGACCTTCCCCGAGCTGTGCCGCGCGGGGCTGGGCGACGACATGGCCCGCCGCGCGGAGGCCGTTTTCTGGAAAATGAGCTGCGTCGAGGACGCGCGGGTCGCCTCCTCGGTCGGCGTGCGGGACGACGGCGTCTCGGCGATGCACGACGCCACGGAGTGCGGCGTGGACGGCGGGCTGTACGAGATCGCCCGCGCCTCGAACGTCGGGATGTTCGTGGACCACGACGCGCTGCCCGTCCCGGAGGAGGTCGCCGCGGTCTGCCGCCTCTTCAAGATCGATCCGTTCATCTCGATCTCGGAAGGAACGCTGCTCCTGACCTGCCGGCCGCACAAGGCGGACGCCGTGCTCGGCGCGCTGCGCTCGGCGGGGATCGACGCCTCGGTGGTCGGCGAATGCCGCCCGCCGGAGGACGGCCTCGTGGTGCGGGAAGGGGGCGTCGAGCGCCCGCTGCGCCATCCGCGGATCGACCCGTTCTGGGCCGCGTTCCAGGAGGCGTGGGAGCGGCGGCCTCAGTAGTCGACGGAGATCGCCCCCGCGGGGCAGGCTTCGACGCACTTGAAGCAGAGGATGCAGGAGTCGGGCCGGACGATGTAGACCCGGTTGTT
Coding sequences within:
- a CDS encoding zinc metalloprotease HtpX — its product is MANTAKTVFLLTLLTVILVGAGELLGGTGGAAAALVFAALLNLGAYWFSDKIVLAQYGAHEIAPGEAPRVERIVDGLVARAGLPRPRIFVIPERQPNAFATGRNPQHAAVAVTEGLLDLMNDDELAGVLAHELSHVRHRDILIGSIAATIAGAVSFLATMAKWGAIFGGFGGDRDRDGGGVLGLLAMAIVAPIAALLVQLAVSRSREYAADAGAAELTGNPVGLARALRRLQTASQRVPMDASPATAHMFIVSPLCGRSFASLFSTHPSIDDRVRRLVGEMPL
- a CDS encoding AIR synthase family protein, coding for MAEKTQLPLGKISPEIFEEVIYPRLGAGDPRVLVGPRSGVDAAIVDVAPGRVMAVTTDPFYVVPAYGWERAAWFAVHILASDLGTTAIAPQMMSIDLNLPVSIDRESFERLWAGVDDACRALGIAVVTGHTARYAGCDYPMVGGASMFGFGEASRYVTPAMARPGDAVVVTKGPAIEATGLFASTFPELCRAGLGDDMARRAEAVFWKMSCVEDARVASSVGVRDDGVSAMHDATECGVDGGLYEIARASNVGMFVDHDALPVPEEVAAVCRLFKIDPFISISEGTLLLTCRPHKADAVLGALRSAGIDASVVGECRPPEDGLVVREGGVERPLRHPRIDPFWAAFQEAWERRPQ
- a CDS encoding 4Fe-4S dicluster domain-containing protein, yielding MSEATVEIDEDLCDNNQCCEAVCPEDVFEIRNNRVYIVRPDSCILCFKCVEACPAGAISVDY